The following are from one region of the Sardina pilchardus chromosome 4, fSarPil1.1, whole genome shotgun sequence genome:
- the glb1l gene encoding beta-galactosidase-1-like protein — translation MSSKVFFAIVCLTSVHLASETVAAASESRTFSIDYKNNCFLKDGKPFQYVSGSIHYSRIPPYYWKDRLLKMYMTGLNAIQVYVPWNFHEPVQGVYNFEGDRDLEHFLGLANETGLLVILRPGPYICAEWEMGGLPAWLLEKPNIILRSADTDYLQAVSSWFAMLLPRMERWLYSRGGNIISVQVENEYGSYFACDYNYLRHLRTLFQSFLGEDTVLFTTDGNTDREMVCGTLQGLYATIDFGTDTNISTAFSRQRRFEPRGPLVNSEFYTGWLDHWGDRHASVDGQKVSKMLGEMLAMGANVNMYMFEGGTNFGYWNGADHDSRYRSVVTSYDYNAPLNEAGDPTEKLMIIRDVISKFRTVPEGPMPPATPKMEYGFVTLQRVGNTSGLLDILTPQGPVESLHPLTFEELKHFYGFVLYRTKLPRGIPEGQPLISPLNGIHDRAYVSVNGVYQGLLQRDTELVMNVTGQEGDLLDVLVENMGRVNFGSKIHDNKGILGELILGRNVLTDWLIYPLDIDGAVSSGWPHSGLRGWPRPPETGQANGTGPTVYMGTLPPNGLAWDTYLKLTGWTKGQVWINGVNLGRYWPACGPQQTLYVPGPLLSPSRPNNITVLELEAAPTHTRVLFMDRPQLSTTPGKP, via the exons ATGAGTTCAAAAGTTTTTTTCGCTATCGTTTGCCTCACATCCGTCCACCTGGCAAGTGAGACAGTTGCAGCT GCGTCAGAGTCACGCACTTTCTCCATTGACTACAAGAACAACTGCTTTCTGAAAGATGGAAAGCCCTTCCAGTACGTCTCTGGAAGCATCCACTACTCTCGCATCCCACCGTACTACTGGAAGGATCGACTCCTCAAGATGTACATGACTGGACTGAACGCCATTCAAGT ctacGTACCCTGGAACTTCCACGAGCCGGTGCAGGGTGTATACAACTTCGAAGGGGATCGGGACCTGGAGCACTTCCTGGGCCTGGCCAATGAGACGGGCCTGCTGGTCATCCTGCGTCCTGGGCCGTACATCTGCGCCGAGTGGGAGATG ggtGGGCTGCCTGCGTGGCTGCTGGAGAAGCCAAACATCATTCTGCGGTCAGCTGATACAG ACTACTTGCAGGCCGTGAGCAGCTGGTTCGCCATGCTGCTTCCCAGGATGGAGCGGTGGCTGTACAGCCGAGGAGGCAACATCATCTCTGTGCag GTGGAGAACGAGTACGGAAGCTACTTCGCCTGCGACTACAACTACCTGCGGCACCTGCGCACGCTCTTCCAGAGCTTTCTGGGCGAGGACACGGTTCTCTTCACCACCGACGGGAACACGGACCGCGAGATGGTCTGCGGAACCCTGCAGGGCCTCTACGCCACCATCGACTTCGGCACAG ACACCAACATCAGCACTGCCTTCAGTCGCCAGAGGAGGTTTGAACCCAGAGGTCCGCTG GTGAACTCTGAGTTCTACACGGGCTGGCTGGACCACTGGGGTGACCGGCACGCCTCTGTGGACGGCCAGAAGGTCAGCAAGATGCTCGGGGAGATGCTCGCCATGGGGGCCAACGTCAACAT GTACATGTTTGAAGGAGGAACAAACTTTGGCTACTGGAACG GTGCGGACCATGACTCCAGGTACCGCTCAGTGGTGACGAGTTACGACTACAACGCCCCTCTGAACGAAGCAGGAGACCCCACGGAGAAGCTCATGATCATCAGAGACGTCATCAGTAAG TTCCGGACGGTTCCTGAGGGTCCCATGCCTCCAGCCACGCCCAAGATGGAGTACGGCTTTGTGACGCTTCAGAGG GTGGGGAacaccagcggcctgctggaTATCTTGACCCCTCAGGGCCCCGTGGAGTCCCTGCACCCCCTCACCTTTGAGGAGCTCAAACAC TTTTATGGATTTGTGCTGTATCGGACCAAGCTGCCCAGGGGCATTCCGGAAGGCCAGCCTCTCATCTCGCCTCTGAATGGCATCCACGACCGCGCCTACGTCTCTGTCAACGGG GTGTACCAGGGCCTGCTGCAGCGGGACACGGAGCTGGTGATGAACGTGACGGGTCAGGAGGGGGACCTGCTGGACGTCCTGGTGGAGAACATGGGCCGGGTCAACTTCGGCAGCAAGATCCACGACAACAAG GGCATCCTGGGTGAGCTCATCCTGGGAAGGAACGTGCTCACCGATTGGCTGATCTACCCCCTGGACATCGACGGCGCCGTCTCCAGCGGTTGGCCCCACTCGGGGCTCCGAGGCTGGCCACGCCCCCCAGAGACGGGACAGGCCAATGGGACGGGACCCACCGTCTACATGGGCACTCTGCCGCCCAATGGCCTCGCTTGGGACACCTACCTCAAACTCACCGGCTggaccaag ggtcAGGTGTGGATTAACGGGGTGAATCTGGGCCGGTATTGGCCAGCGTGTGGCCCGCAGCAGACGCTGTACGTGCCAGGCCCGCTGCTCAGCCCGTCCCGACCCAACAACATCAcggtgctggagctggaggctgcgcccacacacacacgagtgctcTTCATGGACCGCCCGCAGCTCAGCACCACACCTGGGaaaccatga